TTCTCATCAGCTTAATTCTGAATTTCGTGAAATCTATTAGGCTTGTTCTTTCCTATTTTTGGAATATTGGATTGTTCGTCACTCAGCTTTGTTCAAGAATTTTCTTATGGGGTGTAAACTGAAGCTGTAAACTAatcttggtttttttttttcttttcttttttgtcatAGTTTTTTCAAGCCCTTAAATCACTGagctattttgtttttgaatatGAAGTGAGCTTTATGTATAGAACAATGAAGAATAACTTTATActggggaaaaaaaattacaggCTGCACTTTTTGTGGGGATGGATTTCGAGCACCTGACATGCAGATTCCTTTACctttcttctgcttcttttggttttcctcTTTGTATTTTGACTTTAATCAAATTATCCCTGTTTTTGTTCACTTACTTGGATTGATTTGATCAACTTCATATTAAAATAGACcgtaattaaatttgttttattggAAGTGCTAAGTTATTTGTTTATGTTCATACCCAAGTAAGTGTTTCTGTATCATGGATGACCTTCTTATTGATGTTTTTGCTATCATCGTTATTGAAGATTGGGTTGATTCATTGCCATGGATGCTCTAGATTGTAATTCTTGGAGGAGAGGAGCATGGTGGAATAATATCTGTGGATTTGAAACTTAGGATAGTTTCTTGTCTTGTTTGCTATGTTTAtacctatttatttaaaagatgaaaagatgTTTGAATGTTACACAATTTAGTCATAGTCTAAGAAGCACGGATATGGATATAACACGACACGGACACGGTCACACgtcattgttttaaaatctagGACATGAACACGGAAATTACACGTTTATTGTGCTAATGAGTGTTCAACAAGTGTCGGAGTGTCCAAGTCTTTGACACATGTTGAACATTGacactgtgagatcccacatcggttggtgaggggagcgaaacattctttataagggtgtggaaacctctccctaacagacacgttttaaaaaccttgaggggaagcccataaaggaaagcctaaagaggacaatatctactaatggtgagcttgggctgttacagacACGCTAGTGAAATTAAAGTGTTTGTGTTTCTTAGGTCATAGTTGTAGCTTTAGTTTCGACCGAGGCTTAGAGCAAAGAAGCTAAGCAGtatttatttggatttgaGAAACAATACCTTTCAATACTCTACAATTTTATCTGTTGATTTCGTCCCGGCCACGATGACTTTTGACAAGTTGTTATTATTGATTGTATTCAAATTATATgctattatttgaaaattggaCTGCAGCTTGCACTGGTTTGTTCTTCATCCACTTTGTTTCCTGAGTTGCCTGCTTGActtcgtaattttttttttttcaacttctcACATTGGAGCTGGTTGTTGCAGTGTTGAAGCACCTGCAATTTATTGTAGATGGATGAATACCCTAGTAAAAGAGTTGCTAATGGATACACATCCAGAAGGGGACCCAGTGCAGTTATGAGAGATACTGCAAATAGCAGAGACCAAGATGGTAAATATTGTAGCCGAATTGGCTGCAGTGGCAGACTAAATTCCCCAAAGAGCACGCGGAGTAGCTATTCAGAGAAGCTTAAATCTCCATTGCAGTCTTTTCGAACCTCTTCAAGTGGCAAAGAAATAGCTGGAAGTTCCTCTCGAACTTACTATGCTGTTAGAGGTTCCAAGAAATCTGTAGCTGAAACTCAGAGAAAACGACCGACCCAGTTAGAAACAGACTCTTCAGAAACTAGTAGCACTCAGGATGATTCAGAGATTTCACAAGGCATCCCATCAAATGAAAGGATACGAAAAGGTCTTCATGTTAGTCTTAAAAGTTCCGATTCCACCGATGACACAGTGATGGAACCACGAAGCTCCAGTGTTGCTCCGAACACAAGAGGACGAAGGGATTTCAATCAAGGTTCTGGAATGCGTAATAAAGACACTCTGGCAAGTTCTTCTGTGTTGATGGGGTCTAAAAGTTCTCGCCCAACATCACGTGGTGGTGCAGGTAGGCATACCTTGAGAAATTTCAGATGTAATTCGATATCTGATGTCATCTCATCGGGTTGTTCTTCATCAGATCCAAATCTTAGTAAACTGAAGGATACagcaaagaaaaggaattCTGAAGCGGAAAGTAGCTCTacaagaggaaagaaaatgaacgGATCATCTTCAGAAAGAAGGATTACTAGCTCTGGTTATGGCGTTTCTATATCTGGTTCAAGAGCAGCCAAAAATGGAACTTCTAACAGGGAAAATGGTATTGCATCAGTTCGGTCTAGGACATCAATTAATGGGACATCAAGAGCAAGATCACAAAGCAACAGACCCGACAGAAACAGTACATCTTTGCACGAGTCCCGGTCCATGATCTATCAGGAGTCGCAAGACCATCAACCTGAAAGCGCTGTTGATAATAATGCACATGAAGTCTCTACAGAGTTGATTTCAGATCACCCAATTTCTTACAGAAGGTCAGATAGTATGAATGAGAATATACTTAGTCATAGACCTGCTAGTCCTGCAGAAATCGGTTTGACTCGCTCTCTAACAACTCGAGATAGCTTTCGGCACTATGTTATTGCAGAGGTACATTTCCATATATTGCAATTTATTTTGTGAAGATCTATCAAAAGAATACTTCACTTTCTCGGTCTAGTACACGTCTCTAATTTAAAAAGGTGCATCTTGCTTTTCAAGGTATTGTTGGCGCTTGAAAGGATTGAACACGAAGAAGAGCTAACATATGAGGTAGACAGTGCCTGATGTTTTgtcttgtttgttttattcatTCACTACAGTTTGAGCTAACATCTAATTTTGCCTGCAGCAAGCAACTCTTTTAGAGACCAACCTTTTCCTTAGTGGCTTAAACGTCTACGACCAGCATAGAGACATGAGGCTCGATATCGATAACATGTCATATGAGGTATGCTGTTTTCTTTAGAAATATTGTGTTGCTCCCTTTCAGATCAATTGTATCCAAATCTGTCTCATCTTTCCTGCCTTGTTGATGTTATAATGAATCATTTCTTCTCGTTACGCAAAAAATTCGTTCTAAGTTTCCTTCGGGGAGTTGTGTTTTAGCATATATACTACTACTCATAACCGTGCGTTGTGTTGGCTGTTCTTGTATTTGTACTTATCAACTATTTTGTGATGCTTGACAGGAATTACTCGCTCTAGAAGAGAGTATGGGAACTGTGAGTACAGCAGTTACTGAGGAAGCATTGTCACAATGCTTGAATAGAAGCATATATCAGTCTACACATGCAGAGGATACAATTGCCGGTGGCAGTGAGTACGAGGATGGCGTCAAATGCTGTATCTGCCAGGTCTGTTTACACTAGCTGCTTGTTCTGAACCTCTGGTTATACCATAAAGTTAGAAaccaaaaagggaaaatacCCACTAAACCAATAGGGAAAATAGCCACGAATCAACTATACCATTTCAAACAAGATGTCTTTCTTATAAGAGATATGTGTAGTTTaagagaagatgaaggaaTAGGAACCTAAATAATAGGCAACCTCGGTGGTTGATAGGAACCTCGAACCTTTGTTGAAAGTGGCTAAAAGTTCAGAGGTCAAACATACAAGGACGAAAACCATATTCAAAACTACCCGAGTTTCTTGatcattcacattttttaatatgaaatccACACTTCAAGCAGTTAAGTAACAAGGTGTTTCGACTTCTATTTAATTACAGGAGGAGTACTCAAATGGAGATGAAGTCGGGATGCTGCGATGCGAGCATACTTACCATGAAGGGTGTATACAACAGTGGCTGCAGCTGAAGAACTGGTGCCCCATATGCAAAGCATCTGTGGAGGAACCTGCTTCGGCTTTGCCTtcataatttgtttgattgagTCCAACAGAtaaaagaagaggaggaggattAATCTTCTCCCTTCACCCAAGATTTATTGTACATAGCAAATTTGTTCTATTTACACTTAATAAGCACAGGCCAGCCTTTGGCTTTAGAAGTCCAAACTCAGTCTAATCTGTGAATGAAATCTCTCCTCTTGTTCAACCGTCCTTTTCAATTCTCAGTACGTTCATTTACTGAACTTTCTAAATTGTTTTGAAAGGAGTAAGAACTAAGGCTGCTTTTCGCTCCTGGATTTCTATTCtagtttcattttctttgtattttcccTGGATTTCTATACTAGTTTCTACCTAAATACCTGGATTGGAGTAAGAACAGTTGATAGAACCACTAAGAACTGGGAATATGAGACATGTGCAAAGAAGTTCTATTAGAAACAACCAAGGGAAAACAAAAGTTGAAGCAGAATCGAAGTGTGGCTGACTATTGCATTATAAATGTGGAACATTTTGGACACAGATCTTTAGAGAATGGAAATGCTATATCATTTTATAGCATCTGCATCTTTCTAtctaacaaagaaaaaaagaagcatgAAATACAGAGGATACTATCTGCAGATTGTTGTCTGTTGATGAGTTATTCATatgaaatcaaatcaattcTAAGATTTAAATACACAAATAGGAACACTAAGTTCTTGCACCAGTAATTACCTCTCACCAAGCTACGAACTGTGTATCTCTgcaaaattttgtatatttccTCGATGATCAAATTTACACGAAAAGCTTGAGATCCTTGAATCATGGCTGCAGCCTGTCGAGATGTGAAGCATCACTGATGGGGATTCTGACTGACAGCATCCAAGCTTAGTCACAGTTAAATGATTCTTAAGAACAAACGTCCGTTTGATGTTTGATCTGCTTGTCATACTTGCAAGCCAGAGATTTTATCAAGTTTTGAGCAATATGGGTACTCACAATTGAGAAGAGCTGAGAGGTCTTTGAGATCCATTCTCGACCCCACTGGACCGTGTGAACCGTGACAGGTGAGCCAAACCGATGTTGGGATAAACAGAAATATCAGTCTTTTCATTCCGTGAATGCACGCATACTAATTTTCTCCAGTAGCAGAGGCCAGTCTTCCCCAAGTTGCTTTGGGTTAAGCTCCATTGCTACCTTGAAGTCGAGCAACGATATCGAGCAGTGTAATCTGCGCTCGTGCACAACTTCTCCATTTCCATTGCTATGTAGCCTGTGTAATTGATTATTTGGCAACATGCCATTGATAACCTTCCCCTGAATTTGCTGGTTATGGGCAAGAGGCTTCTCAGGCTCAAATGCAGGCCATGCTCCAACCAAGTCAACGCAAGACCTGATTAGCTGCTTCAAATATACATCCAACACCTTGTTCAAAATATTAGCACAATCTGCAGAAACACTGCCTAGGCCCTGTACTGCAGCAATTTGTTCCATGCGTCGTCTTAACGACTCAGTATCCAACAAATGACCCATATCACTGAAGCTAAAATTGCCCCCACAATCCACAGGCCTTGTTTTGTGAGCCCCGCCGATACTAGCTGAGCAAAAAGGAATACCAAGAGGTGCAAGTAATCGACTCCGAAGTAAACTCGATCGATTTGACTGTCTCGCTTCTTCCCTGTCTTCAACCTTGGTTCCTTCAACCTGCATCTGTAGAACTTGCTTCCCTGATGGTCGCTGAACTCTAGCCTCAATGTTGTTTTCAGGTAGTTCATAAACTCCTTGCAGATGCTGCACTGGTCTCTGATAGTCACACGAAGTTGCATTGCCATTATCCAACATGATCCTACAGCTGCCATCTTCCTTGCATGCTGATTGAGGTGAGATACATTCAACCTTCAAGTTTGGCGCAAGTAGACTCGGCCTATCTTTGAGCTTGCGGTCGCGTATCCCAGACCTGCACTTTCTTGGGGACACAGGAAAACCTTCATTGGACCAAATGGGAATACCTTGAGTGGAAGTAGGAAAAACAGCTCCACCATCCTCATTCCCATCTTCTATGACAGGGGAAATTTTTGCAGCTTGCGTCGAAGTTTTCGGATAGCCTGCTGCAGGTATCGGTGGTGCAGCCTTAGCTTGACAAGCATTCTTCAAAATTGACTGTATCAATTGATTATGCAGCCAAAGATTCTCCCTCCCAAGTACACGACAACATAACTTATCAAACTCATTCTTACTCAGCTTTTGACTCAAGAACCTATTCAAGTAAAAGAAGTACCGTTTCGACCGATCAGTTCCGAGCTTCTTCACTATTTGAGATTTCAATTCACACAAGTCAATTCTCAAGCTCTGCTGAGGTTGCATTTCTCAGCAGACAGATTCACACACCCTTCACAAATCACTCAATTCCAGACACGGAGAGAAGCACAGTCACTATTCAAGTTCAccgaaacaagaacaagaaaaaacacacaaaatttTCACTTCCACATATCAGTCAATGCAGGTTAACCTACAAGAGTCAGCATGATTTGAGCAAATTCCTAAAATTCATCCCCACCAGATCAAGTAAATCCCGAAATGGATTTCAACAGAATTGCAGCAATCATATTTCCAACTGATCATTTTCCTTTCCCAGCTACAAAGCACAGAATGCAACTCCGAATCGCAACTTCTCAAACCACAACCCTAGAAGTTAAACTCACTACATGGCTCACTAAATCCCgccaaattttcaaacaccAAATCAAACCTATTACAAAACAATCgcaaatcaaaaccctaactTCGAAACAAACAAACTCGAGTTCAGAACACGGgaaaaaaaactcaacaactaCCGAGAAACGCGTATTGAGTCCACAAACCAATACAAACACATCATTCCTTGAGCAA
The nucleotide sequence above comes from Cucurbita pepo subsp. pepo cultivar mu-cu-16 chromosome LG11, ASM280686v2, whole genome shotgun sequence. Encoded proteins:
- the LOC111805334 gene encoding probable E3 ubiquitin-protein ligase RHG1A isoform X2, which encodes MDEYPSKRVANGYTSRRGPSAVMRDTANSRDQDGKYCSRIGCSGRLNSPKSTRSSYSEKLKSPLQSFRTSSSGKEIAGSSSRTYYAVRGSKKSVAETQRKRPTQLETDSSETSSTQDDSEISQGIPSNERIRKGLHVSLKSSDSTDDTVMEPRSSSVAPNTRGRRDFNQGSGMRNKDTLASSSVLMGSKSSRPTSRGGADPNLSKLKDTAKKRNSEAESSSTRGKKMNGSSSERRITSSGYGVSISGSRAAKNGTSNRENGIASVRSRTSINGTSRARSQSNRPDRNSTSLHESRSMIYQESQDHQPESAVDNNAHEVSTELISDHPISYRRSDSMNENILSHRPASPAEIGLTRSLTTRDSFRHYVIAEVLLALERIEHEEELTYEQATLLETNLFLSGLNVYDQHRDMRLDIDNMSYEELLALEESMGTVSTAVTEEALSQCLNRSIYQSTHAEDTIAGGSEYEDGVKCCICQEEYSNGDEVGMLRCEHTYHEGCIQQWLQLKNWCPICKASVEEPASALPS
- the LOC111805334 gene encoding probable E3 ubiquitin-protein ligase RHG1A isoform X1, translated to MDEYPSKRVANGYTSRRGPSAVMRDTANSRDQDGKYCSRIGCSGRLNSPKSTRSSYSEKLKSPLQSFRTSSSGKEIAGSSSRTYYAVRGSKKSVAETQRKRPTQLETDSSETSSTQDDSEISQGIPSNERIRKGLHVSLKSSDSTDDTVMEPRSSSVAPNTRGRRDFNQGSGMRNKDTLASSSVLMGSKSSRPTSRGGAGRHTLRNFRCNSISDVISSGCSSSDPNLSKLKDTAKKRNSEAESSSTRGKKMNGSSSERRITSSGYGVSISGSRAAKNGTSNRENGIASVRSRTSINGTSRARSQSNRPDRNSTSLHESRSMIYQESQDHQPESAVDNNAHEVSTELISDHPISYRRSDSMNENILSHRPASPAEIGLTRSLTTRDSFRHYVIAEVLLALERIEHEEELTYEQATLLETNLFLSGLNVYDQHRDMRLDIDNMSYEELLALEESMGTVSTAVTEEALSQCLNRSIYQSTHAEDTIAGGSEYEDGVKCCICQEEYSNGDEVGMLRCEHTYHEGCIQQWLQLKNWCPICKASVEEPASALPS
- the LOC111805335 gene encoding uncharacterized protein LOC111805335, whose product is MQPQQSLRIDLCELKSQIVKKLGTDRSKRYFFYLNRFLSQKLSKNEFDKLCCRVLGRENLWLHNQLIQSILKNACQAKAAPPIPAAGYPKTSTQAAKISPVIEDGNEDGGAVFPTSTQGIPIWSNEGFPVSPRKCRSGIRDRKLKDRPSLLAPNLKVECISPQSACKEDGSCRIMLDNGNATSCDYQRPVQHLQGVYELPENNIEARVQRPSGKQVLQMQVEGTKVEDREEARQSNRSSLLRSRLLAPLGIPFCSASIGGAHKTRPVDCGGNFSFSDMGHLLDTESLRRRMEQIAAVQGLGSVSADCANILNKVLDVYLKQLIRSCVDLVGAWPAFEPEKPLAHNQQIQGKVINGMLPNNQLHRLHSNGNGEVVHERRLHCSISLLDFKVAMELNPKQLGEDWPLLLEKISMRAFTE